The Bacteroidota bacterium region ATTTAAGCAATACAGAGAGGCTAACCAACAGACACAAAGAATTTGATGCCATTACACAAAAACTAGAAGATTTATTTAACTCCGATTCACCTTACTCAGATCATATCAAATCGATTGTATACCCTTCTTTGATTGTAAATAAACTAAACAGCCACATCAACAACAAACAAAAAAACGAATTATTAAAGACAGTTGAGTTTGCGGAAGAGACCTATGAAACGTATCAAAATTATGTGGCATACAACAGGCAGTTTTTTATAAAATTCAATTTAATAAAATCGTACATCTACTTAAACAAATTTAACAATGCGTTATTATGGTTAAATACCATTGATGATACCAAAAAATCCGATTTCGATATTATTTCAAACTATTCATACAACCTTCTTAAGTTGATTTGCTTGTACGAAACAGGCAAATTCGATTTACTGGCCCTAGATGTAGATAAGGCGAAAAGAGTATTTAAAAAACTAAATCAATACGATGAGTTTGAAAAAAATATAATATCCATTTTTAAATATATACTAAAAACATACGATTTAACTTCGGATGAAGTTGTTCCATACACAGAGAAAATTTTAGCCAACCCGAAAATAAATTTATTAAAGGAAGTGATTGATATAAGGGCTTGGATAATCGCACATCAAAATAAAAAAACTATTTGGGAGTGCTTGTAATCTAAACACAGCGCAGCTTTATCGCGTATAGAAAAATCAGTCTTTATTTATAACCAATCTCCTTAAAAGCCCTAACTGTTCGGCTATTAAGCCTAACAAAAAAAGAAATATGGATACAGTAAAGCCGAGCAAAGCTCCAACACTTAATCCGTTGCCTCTTAAAAAAATTGGAATTTCCCAAGCCAACGACAGCAGTGCAATAAGAACAGAGAGTGTTAAAAAAATACGCATTGGATTAAATAACATAACAATATTTAATATTTCCATAATGGTATCAAAAGCAGTTTTAATGCCAATTGTACTTTTACCTGCCATGCGCTGATTGATGGTGATAGGTGTTTCAACAACTAAATGTTTTTGACTGATAAATATCAATGTAATTATATCGCTATATGCCATTGAATTGGGACACAAGTGCAAATATTTTTTTGCCATTGGAACAGAATACAACTTCATTCCGGAATTTAAATCCTTTATGTGAAGTGGCATTAAAAATTTAGCTGTTTTTCGAATAATCCATTTCCCGGTTTCGCGAAATCTATGATTATATCCACCGGCTCTATTTCCCACAACCATATCCGCATCTGTCGATTTTAAAACAGATACCATTTTTTCAATATCCTCTAAATTGTGTTGTCCGTCTGCATCAATTGTAATTACATACTTGGAAGCACAAGCTTCAATTCCCGATTTTATAGCACCTCCGTATCCCCTATTTACCTTGTGGTGTATTACTCTAAATATTGGATAATCCAACAGAAATGCATCTAACACCAATTTGCTTGCATCCGTAGAACCATCGTTTACAACAACTAGAGAAAAGTTGTGTTTTTTAGAAAACGCCAAAACAGTGGGCAGCAAATGCTTTAACGATTGTTCTTCATTATAAGATGGGATAACTATGGTAAGTAATGATTCCAAGCTAATTCAAATATTGATAAACAACTTTTAATATAGAATTCCGAATACCACTTTTTGCTAATTTATTTTCATCTGCATTAGGATAAACCCTATTAGACAAAAAAACATATACCAATTCACTTGCAGGATCAACCCATGTCATGGTGCCAGTAAATCCGGTGTGTCCATAACTTAAATACGACACACAATCACATACGGGACTATCTTTAGCCGAGTCGGTTTCCGGCTTATCAAATCCAAGCCCACGTCTATTACTTACACAATATTGGCATTTTGTAAATTCATTTACAACCGAAGAATCTAAATATCTATTACCTCCGTAATCTCCTTTTTGTAACAACATTTGCATTAAAATCCCCAAATCATTCGCATTCGAAAACAAACCTGCATGACCTGCAACTCCTCCCAGCATAGCAGCTCCAGGGTCATGAACATCACCAACTACCAATTGTTTTCTAAATTTAGTATCGTTCTCCGTTGGTACTATATTGGTTACATCTATTTTTTCTCTTGGTTTATATCCCAAAGTACTTAAGCCAAGCGGGGAATAAAACATTCTTTCATTGTACTTGTCTATAGATATTTGAGTATCCTTCTCGATAATTCGTTGCAAAAAATAATATCCCAAATCACTGTATTTATATTTTTTTTCTCCAAGTGGAGATTTTACAATTGCATTGTAAATGCTATCCGAGTAGGACCTTGTTATATACAAATTTTCTGCCACCCGAACAGGAAACGAATCTGTTTGAGTAGAGCTGTAAATTGATTTTTTGTATTCTCCCTTACTCATTGTTTTAGGCCAAAACAAAAGCCAAGCGGGTAATCCGGCTTGATGGGTAAGCATTTCTCGAAGTATTATATCTTGCTTGTTTGTTCCAACTAACTCCGGCAAATAAGTAGATAGCTTTTCATCTAAGTTTATTCCTTTTTTTTCTACCAGACTCATCATTGCAATAGCAGAGGATGCTATTTTAGTAATAGACGCTAAATCATATACATCCGTATTTCTAACAGGGGTCTTATTTTCGTAGGTATGATAACCAAAAGATTTGTTGTAAAGCACCTTACCTTCTTTTGCAATAAAAACTTGACATCCCGGATACACATGCTCCTTTATACCATTCAATACGATAGAGTCTATCCTGGCCAACTGCAACTCCTTTACACCAAACTCTTCAGGAATCGTATATTTTAATCGCACAGATTTTGCACTTGTAATACCATCGCCTTGCTTAAAATAATCACTCACAGAAACAGGAAGTTTTCCATTTGCTCTAATGCCTCCAAAAATAATTTGAGCCGATGCATCTTGCATGTAATAAGTATCTTCATAAGACATCAACAAAGCATCTACTTTCTCTGCTTCATTAAATTTTCCAAGAATATAGGAGTTTGCAAATATATTCAACACAACACGTCCCATCCTCTGCTGACGAAGTACTTTAAGCAAATATTCTGTTTGTGGTGTCAGTCCAAAATCCTTTTTGGGACTATTGCTAACACTCGAAAAATTTACAATAAACGTATTATACTTTTTTAGCTTGCTTAGTAATGAATCGTAATTTTCTTTTCGTGCATCTTTATCAATTGCAAATAAATCAACTTTTGCATAGTTCTTTAGTACGTTCTGAAAAACATTTGTTTGCCCGTTGTCTATTGATATTGCTGCAATCCGCAAGGTATCTAAATTTTTAAGTGGAATTAATTCGCTTTTGTTTTTTAATATCGTAACGGATGCTTCTGCTAATTTTCTATTTACCAGTTCTGCATTTCTATTATTCAAATCGGTTGTCAGATTCTCCAATTTAATAGGCTTAATTTTATCCAAGCCACACCATTTCTTTACTGCTAATATTTTTTTACAGCGCATATCAATCTCCTCCTGTGTAATTTCACCTCGCTCAACGGCTTTTTTAATTTCTTCTATCGCCCTTGGAACATTTTCTGCAAATAACAATACATCATTTCCGGCTATAAGCGCTTTCACATCTACCATTCCGGGCTCATAAAATTTACTTACACCCTTCATATTCAATGCATCAGTAAAAATCAGTCCTTTAAAATTTAATTTATTCTTAAGCAAATCGGTAACAATATATTTACTAAGCGTAGATGCCTTGTTAGCTGTAGAATCTAGAGATGGAACAAATAAGTGGGCAACCATTATACTTCCCAACCCTTGCTCTATTAATTTCTTAAACGGGTATAACTCTAGGCTGTCTATGCGCTCTGCAGATTGATTAATTACGGGCAATGTTTTATGAGAATCACTATCGGTATCTCCATGCCCAGGAAAATGCTTACCTGTAGCAAGAATGTGATTGTCCTGCATTCCTTTCATATACGCAATGGACTTATTAGCTACGTTTTCTTTATTCTCTCCAAAGGAACGACTACCAATCACAGGATTTAATGGATTGTTATTCACATCTGCATCGGGAGCAAAGTTAATATGAATACCTAATCGCTTGCATTCGTAGGCTATCTCTTGCCCCATTTGATAAATAAGTGTATCATTTTGAATTGCACCAAGTGCCATTTGTCTAGGGAAACGAGGTGTACTATCTAATCGCATTGACAACCCCCATTCTCCATCAATAGAAATTAGTAGTGGAACTTTAGCTGCTTTCTGATATTTATTGGTCAATATAGCCTGACGCACCGGGCCTCCTTGAAAAAAAATAAGTCCACCTATTTTTTGATCTTTTACAAGTTTTAAAATTTCTTCTTCGTGTTTTTTATCCTTATTAGAATAAGCCGCAACCATAAACAACTGCGCTATACGTTCGTCCGGAGTTAATTTGGAAAAAACAGAATCTACCCACCTATCATTGATAGTGCTTAAAACAGGATGATTCGCATTGTCGTTTGCAGTAAAAGAAACAAACAACAATAATAATGGAACTAGGTATTTTATGTACTTATGCATCTCTCTTGCAATTTATAAAACTAGCATACACAATTATTGTGCCTCACTTGATACTTATTAACATTAGAAATTGAAAAACAAAGTCAAAACAATTTTCTTTTACTAACTTCATCATACAATAGACATTGAATACCATTAAACCAATATTGCCACAATGAAAATAAGCTTAATTGCTGCAATAGCCACCAACAACGCAATCGGCAAAGACAACAATTTGCTATGGCACTTGCCTGCCGACATGAAAATTTTTAAAGAAAAAACAACAGGACATTGTATTGTAACAGGGCGAAAAAACTATGAATCAATCCCCGAAAAATTTCGACCTCTGCCCAATCGCACAAATATTGTAATAACCAGAAATCCTAATTACAACGCTCCGGGAGCAATAGTGGCGAGCTCTGTACAAGAAGCCATTGAAATAGCCAAACAAAAAGGAGAATCAGAATTATTCATAATTGGTGGGGCTGAAATTTACAAACAAACAATAGATATAGCAGACACTCTTTATATAACTCATGTTGACGGTACATTTGAGGCAGATGCTTTTTTCCCAGAAATAACAAGTAGTTGGAAACAAATTGAAAAAAGAGACTATGTGCAGGATGAAAAAAACAAATACAACTTCTCGCTTATAGAATACACTAAAACTATTTAGTAATTATTCTTCCTAATAGGGCATTAAAAGCCTTTTTGGCTTCTAATAACTGTTGTTGCTCGGCCAACAAATCCATTAAGTCGTCCGTGTTTTCTGTTGTTTTTATTTTATCTTGAATTGCATGAATCATCAATTCAAGCTTTTTAGATTTTAAAGAGTAGATGGCATTTTGTACCGACTTGCGTAAAACACCTTCTTCTTTCTGAACAATAATACCGTGCCGTTCCCAGTTCAAACTCAACTCGTACGGAGAACTAATTAAACTGATAGCAACAGTAGCTATATCTTTATCCGAGTGATTAGTAAAGAAAGAATTTGTTAGTTCTTCCATGGACTTAACCGCAAACAAATCAAATATCTTTTGATAGCTATCGTTTTCGAATTTTATACCATCGTGCTGCAGCTCGTGTACAATCCATTCTGCAACTTGCAATTCTGTTGTTTTCTCAGGATCATCATCTACTTCAAAGGAAACTTTTGAACCACCATATACGAGCAATAACCGTATAATATCTTTCTCTTGAAATTCGCACTCATTTAGGTTCAGAGATTTGGAGGAAGTTGCAATTTCTTCGAAAGCTATATTCTCGGGCAAACTAGAAACATCCGAAGCCACCTGTTTTTCAGAAGCGTTTTCTTTTTGTTGTTTAGTTGATGATATTTTTCTTCTTGCCTTATTCAGCTCGTTCATCAACACAAGCTCCTCCAAGTGCATTAATCTGCTACACTCTTTTACATACAACGACCGAGTAATAGAATCAGGAATGCGCGCAATACTCTCCACAATATCGTGTATCAACCCCGCCTTTTTAATCGGGTCGTTAGCTGCATCCTTATATAAAATGGATGTTTTAAAAGAAATAAAATCTTTCGAATTTATTTTGATAAAATTTTTCAGCTCATCTTTGCCCGTCTTTTTTGAATACGAATCTGGATCTTCTCCATCGGGGAATAGCAGCACTTTTACATTCATGCCTTCTTCCAAAATCATATCAATACCTCTGAAACTAGCTTTGATACCAGCAAAATCGCCATCGTACAAAATGGTAATATTATTGGTGTAGCGTTTTATCAGTTTAATTTGATCTACCGTAAGTGATGTGCCGGACGAAGCCACCACATTCTCTATTCCTGCCTGATGCATTGATATTACATCGGTGTAACCCTCTACCAAAAAACAAGAATCTTCTTGCACGATTGATTTTTTTGCAAAAAACAAACCGTATAAAACTTTGCTCTTGTTGTATATATCCGACTCTGGCGAGTTTATATATTTAGCCGCCTTTTTGTCGGTTTTTAATATCCTGCCTCCAAAACCAAGCACTCTGCCCGTTACATTATGAATTGGAAACATCACCCTATCAAAAAAACGATCGAAAGCTCCCCTCTCTCCATCAATTACCAATCCTGTCTTAATCAAATACTCTAGCTTATATCCTGCTTGCAGGGCTGCATTTAGTAATGCCTTTCTATCGTCAGGGCTTATTCCGAGCTGAAACTTCTTAATTGTTTCCTCCGTAAAGCCACGCTCTTTAAAATACCCAAGCCCAACGGACTTTCCAAGGTCAGTGGTAAGTAGTTGTTCGCTAAAATAATTTTGTGCAAATGTGTTTACTACAAATAAGCTTTCGCGCTCTGTTTGCTCTTCTCGAAGCACATCCAAATCTTTGGTGTACTCTTCTTCAATTTCTATGTTGTATTTTTTTGCAAGGTAGCGTAATGCCTCTGGATAGGACATTTGCTCATGATCCATCACAAAATTTACTGAATTACCGGCTTTACCACAACCAAAACATTTGTAAATACCCTTAACCGGAGACACCGTAAAAGAAGGTGTTTTCTCATCGTGAAAAGGGCAATTTCCAATAAAATTTACACCTCGTTTTTTAAGTGTAATAAAATCAGCTATTACCTCCTCCACCCGAGCGGCATCCAATATCAAATCTATGGTTGGTTTGGTAATCATACGAGTATGCAAAGGTCGCAATTAGAAATGGTAAATCATATAGAATAACCATACTATTTACTTAACGCAAAATCAGACTAAAAAAGTCGAAAAAAAGAATTTATGGGAGCTTAAAAAATATTAAAAGCTAGGTTTAGAACGGTATGCAAACGGGCTTGGATTTACATATTTCAAACAAATTTCAAAACCACCTCGTCCTGAACTTGCTTCTTTCAGCGAAGATGTATTTACATCATACGAAATTCCAAAGGCATAATTTGCAATCTCCAACATACTTGTTACTACAAAAGCATCTTTAAACCGATAAAATCCGCCTAATGAAACGGCAGCACCTTTTACAAAGCCTGTATATTTAGAGTCTTCTTTAAGCATATAACGTGCCGCACAACCTGGAATAATTTCTTGCGATGGCCCTTGTCTGTTATACAAAAAGCTAGGAATAAGAGACACGTTGGTATTCTTAATTCCAATTTCAGACATACCATGCACTGTTATGCGCTGATACAACTTATCATTTGCTGCACTATAAAAGGAAGTCCGAGGTTTATTAACATGGTAAATAGATGCTCCGATGCTTGCTTTAATTCCATCGTTAGAGCTTATTGTTCGTTGCGAAGTTCCATAATTCCAAACTACACCTGCACCAAAATCCGGGTATATAAATGAACTACTTCCAACAGGTTCTCCGGTTGGTAGATTAGGGTCGTATTTACTTCCATCGTACTGATTGCCCCATTGCAACTTAGAAAAATCGATGCTTTTTTGTCCAAACCCTGCTTGCAAACCTGCGCCTAATGTACTTTTGGCAGAAGTATAAACATGGTAAGCAGCAGAAATATTTGCTTGTGTAGTTCCCATATTGGCATCTCCAGCTACATCCCTAAAAACATTAATTCCATAGCCCAAAAAGCCTTTCTCCCAACCCTTTCTAGAGTACTTGCCATCTGCCGATACTGCATACGTTTTATAGGGAGAAGCAACACTGCGCCACTGATCTTTATAATTTACAATTACCTGAATGTCCTTACTAGCACCTGCCATAGAAGGATTCATGGTTAATGGAGATTGCAAATATTGCGAAAAATGGATATCCTGAGCAAAGCTTGCGCAAAAATTTAGTAGAAAATAGAATGTAATTATTCTTCTCATTTGGCTATTTCTTATCGTTTCGAATCTAATATAATAGTTTATAGGTTAATAAACAATACTTGAATATACTCTTTTGGAGTAAGTAAACTTGTTTTATTATCTTATTTTTAGGTATGCAAATACTTGGAATAATTCCTGCTCGCTATGCTTCTACCCGATTTCCGGGAAAACCTTTAATTGACATTGCCGGAAAAAGCATGATACAAAGGGTGTACGAGCAATGTTTAAAATCAAATTTGCTAAGTACTGTTTATGTTGCTACAGACGACATTCGTATTGCAGAGCACATAACCCAATTTGGAGGAAATGTTGTAATGACATCGGAACAGCACACTTGTGGCACAGAAAGATGTTTTGAAACACTTACTCAACTGGGAGAAAAAGAATATGATGTTGTAATAAATATACAAGGAGATGAGCCTTTTATTAATCCGGAACAAATAGATATGTTGTGTAGCTGCTTTGATTCAGAACGTGTCGAAATTGCTACACTCGCAAAAAAATTAAACAATTCGTCCGATTTATTTAATCCTACTATTCCTAAAGTAGTACTAAACAATGTACATAATGCGATTTACTTTAGTCGACAGGCAATACCATATCTACGTGGGATAGAAGAAAACGAATGGATAAATAATCATATTTACTTTAAACACATTGGCATTTATGGCTACCGAAGCGATATTCTTAAAGAAATTGTTAGCCTACCTGCGGGAAAACTAGAAAAAGCAGAATCTTTAGAACAATTGAGATGGCTTGAAAACGGGTACAAAATAAAAGTGGCAATTACGAATTTCGAAAGTATTTCGATAGACACACCTGCAGATTTAGAAAGAGCATTAAAAATGATTTAATAATTAAAAACGTATACATCTAACAACGTGAAAATTGGTTTATTCTTTGGGTCGTTTAATCCTGTGCATATTGGGCATATGGTAATTGTTGGCCACATGGCAGAGTTTACCGATTTAGATGAGGTTTGGTTAGTTGTTTCTCCGCACAACCCCTTAAAAGAAAAAAGCTCGTTGTTGAATGACAAACATAGGTTGCAACTGGTAAAAGAAGCAATTGGAGATAATCTAAAAATAAAGGCCAGCAATATAGAATTCTCATTACCTCAGCCTTCATATACTATACATACATTAACATATTTAAAAGAAAAACACCCTTTGCATCAATTTGTGTTGCTTATGGGGAGCGATAATTTAGATACTTTTCACAAATGGAAAAACTATGAAATTATTCTAGAGAATTACGAGTTATATATATATCCCAGAAAAGAGGCCTCCGCGAGCAATTTGCAAAATCATAAAAATGTAAAAATGATTGGCGCTCCACTCATGGAGCTCTCCTCTACTTTTATCAGAAATTCTATTAAAGAAAAAAAAGATGTTCGATATATGCTGCCGGATGCCGTTTATAAGTACATCAAAGAAATGCACTTTTACGAAAAGTAATTCTTAAACGTTAACTTGTATATTCGTATTAAATAATAATTATGTCAACACAAACATTTTGGAGTAAAACAAAAATAGTAGCCACTATTGGCCCGGCATCCTCTAACAAAGATGTATTAAGAGATATGTTCCATGCAGGAGTTGATATTTGTCGTATCAATTTTTCTCATGGCTCTTACGATGTGGTGGGCGAAATTTTTTCAACCATACGCGAACTAAATAAAGAATTAAATTCGCATGTAGGTATTCTTGTTGATTTACAAGGGCCCAAACTTAGAATAGGCACCGTAGAAAACAATGGTGTTGATTTAATTGCCGGAAATAAACTTTTAATTACAACCAAAGAATGTATAGGCACGGCAGAAAAGCTATATATAACCTATCCTGAATTTCCTAAAGATGTAGAGGTAGGAAATACAGTGCTGATTGATGATGGAAAAATTTTATTGACCGTTCTAAAAACAAATGGGAAAGACGAAGTAGAAGCAGAAGTTGTAATTGGCGGACTTTTATCTTCTAAAAAAGGAGTAAATCTTCCAAACACAAAAATATCGCTACCCTGCTTAACGCCTAAGGATATAGAGGATTTGAACTACGCATTGGAAAATGATGTAGAATGGGTTGGCTTATCATTTGTGCGCAGCGTTACCGATGTGGTTGACTTAAAAGAATTAATAAAATCAAAAAAGAAAACTGCACGTGTAATTGCCAAAATAGAAAAGCCCGAAGCCATTCTTGAAATAGAAAACATTATAGATATGGCGGATGCCATAATGGTAGCACGCGGAGATTTAGGCGTAGAGCTGCCCATGGAGCAAGTGCCTGTTATTCAAAAAATGCTGGTAAACAAATGTATTCAGGCGTCAAAACCGGTAATTATTGCCACACAAATGATGGAGAGTATGATTACAAATTACTCCCCCACAAGAGCTGAAGTAAACGATGTGGCCAACGCTGTGATGGATGGTGCAGATGCAGTAATGTTAAGCGGAGAAACCTCTGTTGGTAAGTACCCTGCTCGTGTAATAGAGTATATGCAAAAAATTATTCACGAAGTAGAAAGAGAAGAGAATGTGTACTACCGAGAACATTCTCCTGTATTAAAAACACAAACTTTTATTTCTGATTCTATTTGCTACAATGCTTGTATAATGGCTAAACAAGCCGGAGTTAAAGCAATTATCTCTATGACAAACTCGGGCTACACAGCGTTTAAATTATCTAGCCACCGACCCAAAGCAAACATCTTTATTTTTACCGACAACAAATCACTACTTACTTCGTTGAGTTTGGTATGGGGCGTGCGAGGCTTTTACTACAACAAGTACGAAAGCACCGACAAAACAATTGCCGATTTAAAAAACTTTTTGAAGGACGAAGGGTATGTAAATGTTGATGATTTAATAATCAACATTGCCAGCATGCCAATGAAAGACAGAGGAAGAACAAACATGCTTAAATTAAGCTACATCAGCTAAGGTAAATACACCCGCCTACACTATTTGATTTTGCGCCTGTTACACTTGCTAATGTGTTTGTGTTTTCGCCTACACGTAACACTCCTAAAAATGCAAATATCAATGCTTCTTTAAACTGAATTGTAGTGTCTGTTGGAATAACAATACTAGCCGAAGTATAGTGCTTCACACGTTTCACTAAAAAAGAATTGTATGCTCCGCCACCTGTCAGCAATACTTTCGTGCTTTTTGCACTTGCAATACTTGCTCCAATTTGCATAGCAATATGTTCACAAAATGTAGCCAGTAAATCTGGAGGTGTTAATTTATACTTCTTTGTAATGGGAATGATTTTTTGCTCTACCCACTCCCTACCAAGGGATTTAGCGTGGTGTTGCATTTTGTAAAAGCTTAATTCATTTAATTGCTCCAACATTTTAAGATGAACCTTTCCCTTGGCTGCTTCTGCACCTTTGTTATCGTAAGGCTTTCCAAGCCGGGCAGCAAAATCATTCAATACTATATTTACGGGGCAAATATCATAGGCGATTCTTTGCTTATTGTGCTTATACGATACATTCGCAAAGCCACCTAAATTCAGACAAAAATCGTACTGCGGAAAAAGTAATTCATCTCCAATGGGAACTAAGGGAGCTCCTTGTCCTCCATTTGCAACATCTAACAAACGAAAATCGCACACCACAGGCATTTTAGCAACTGCTGCAATATGCGCCCCGGAACCAATTTGCAAGGTAAATCCATTTTGAGGTTGATGAAACACAGTATGTCCATGCGATGCAACATAATCTGCTTTAAGCTTGTGTTTTGTACAAAATGCATTTAGTTGTTGACCAATAAAAACACCAAAATCGGCATTTAGTTTAGTAAGTTGCATGCCGTTTAATTTATGAGCATCTAACAATTTAATCCTCCA contains the following coding sequences:
- a CDS encoding anhydro-N-acetylmuramic acid kinase, with protein sequence MSLTSRVTIIGVMSGTSLDGLDIAHCTFSKKNGIWNYKVNAAKTISYSPKWRIKLLDAHKLNGMQLTKLNADFGVFIGQQLNAFCTKHKLKADYVASHGHTVFHQPQNGFTLQIGSGAHIAAVAKMPVVCDFRLLDVANGGQGAPLVPIGDELLFPQYDFCLNLGGFANVSYKHNKQRIAYDICPVNIVLNDFAARLGKPYDNKGAEAAKGKVHLKMLEQLNELSFYKMQHHAKSLGREWVEQKIIPITKKYKLTPPDLLATFCEHIAMQIGASIASAKSTKVLLTGGGAYNSFLVKRVKHYTSASIVIPTDTTIQFKEALIFAFLGVLRVGENTNTLASVTGAKSNSVGGCIYLS